From the Clostridium sp. Marseille-P299 genome, one window contains:
- a CDS encoding MerR family transcriptional regulator gives MSSQNMQYFTTSEFAKICGVTKHTLFHYDEIGILKPEIVKQNGYRYYSIKQFYTFDMISILKQAGTSLSDIKKYINDQNPYHFLSILMEKEKQLTEEIRKTTLMRNQVKATIDMTKKALSSIYGTPSIENCEEEYFIIVKMSSKDSDREVLQKIREHFEYCGMQNDYCELLLGTIINKENLVKGLYEHPDYYSNKIAHKVKSDRLHIKPKGTYAVIIHKGAYSELPRSYELLKKFINDKNMIIDGNAYENDMLGYLAAGDPNEFVVKISIPIKEKDENK, from the coding sequence ATGTCAAGCCAAAACATGCAGTACTTTACAACAAGTGAATTTGCTAAAATCTGCGGAGTTACAAAGCATACTTTGTTTCATTATGATGAAATTGGAATATTAAAACCAGAGATTGTAAAACAGAATGGTTATCGGTATTACTCAATAAAGCAGTTTTATACCTTTGATATGATTTCAATTCTTAAACAGGCAGGGACCTCGTTAAGTGATATAAAAAAATATATAAATGATCAAAATCCGTATCATTTTCTTTCTATTTTAATGGAAAAAGAAAAGCAACTGACAGAAGAAATAAGAAAAACTACATTAATGAGAAACCAAGTAAAAGCAACAATAGACATGACGAAGAAGGCGTTAAGCTCCATTTATGGAACTCCTTCTATTGAGAATTGCGAGGAAGAATATTTTATTATTGTCAAAATGTCTAGTAAAGACAGTGACCGTGAGGTACTTCAAAAGATTCGTGAACATTTTGAATATTGTGGAATGCAAAACGATTATTGTGAACTCTTACTCGGTACTATCATAAATAAAGAAAATCTTGTGAAAGGCTTATACGAACATCCCGATTACTACAGTAATAAAATCGCTCATAAAGTCAAAAGTGACCGCCTTCATATTAAACCCAAAGGAACTTATGCTGTCATCATACACAAGGGAGCATATAGCGAGTTACCACGGTCTTATGAGCTACTTAAAAAATTTATAAACGACAAGAATATGATTATCGATGGGAATGCTTATGAAAATGACATGCTTGGTTATTTAGCTGCGGGAGATCCTAATGAATTTGTCGTTAAAATATCCATTCCAATAAAAGAAAAAGACGAAAACAAATAA
- a CDS encoding ABC transporter ATP-binding protein, with the protein MSKLLHYLKPHKKLLIGAVLFLFLNNFTAMFLPTLTAKIINIGVANGDLDYIYRISALMLAVAVLGGVSSIISAIFSSKVTAAFCRDLREAVFVKAQQYSMNDFKTIGTASMITRCTNDITIIQKSGMMFLRVILPAPVMTIVGLSLAFATDAKMALFFVAVIVIFGVLAYFIGRKAVPLFKQLQIKMDRLTYVLRESITGVRVIRAFNREEFEKKRFKDSCNDYRDVAVHTNKIFAILLPTLFLVLDLSVASIVWFGGIQVSNGFMEIGSIFALIEYLTIILFCGVMAVMGFMEIPRALSSAARLNEVLNLTPEIQDTNTEIIDSKQRGTLEFRDVTFQYSNAEEPVLSHISFTAKPGETTAIIGGTGSGKSTIANLIPHFFNIKEGEILLNGTNIEKYPQKLLRDKIGFIPQKAFLFRGTIESNIRFGKDDATMEEIEHAAKVAQAHDFIKGLENGYQSFVAQAGTNLSGGQKQRVAIARALVKKPEVYVFDDSFSALDFKTDAMLRKALRSEVKESAVVIVAQRISTILDADQIIVLDEGKMVGIGRHEELMKSCPVYQQIAASQLSESELEGKEVK; encoded by the coding sequence ATGAGTAAATTACTACATTACTTAAAACCACACAAAAAATTACTGATAGGAGCCGTTTTATTTTTGTTCTTAAATAACTTCACAGCGATGTTTTTGCCAACATTAACAGCAAAAATTATCAATATTGGGGTTGCGAATGGAGATTTAGACTACATTTACCGAATAAGTGCACTTATGCTTGCAGTAGCAGTACTTGGTGGTGTGAGTTCAATTATATCAGCAATATTTTCATCAAAAGTTACGGCAGCCTTTTGTAGAGATTTAAGAGAAGCTGTCTTTGTAAAAGCACAGCAATACTCTATGAATGATTTTAAAACAATTGGAACTGCTTCAATGATTACCCGTTGTACAAATGATATCACGATTATACAAAAATCTGGAATGATGTTCTTACGTGTAATCTTACCAGCACCAGTGATGACAATCGTTGGTCTTTCTTTAGCATTTGCCACAGATGCAAAAATGGCACTTTTCTTTGTTGCAGTTATAGTGATATTTGGTGTTTTGGCATATTTCATTGGTAGAAAGGCAGTTCCATTATTTAAACAATTACAAATTAAAATGGATCGATTAACATACGTACTACGTGAGAGTATTACAGGAGTACGAGTAATTCGTGCGTTTAATCGTGAAGAATTTGAAAAAAAGAGATTTAAGGATTCCTGTAACGATTACCGTGATGTTGCGGTGCATACAAATAAAATTTTTGCAATTTTATTACCTACTCTTTTTCTAGTGTTAGATTTAAGTGTAGCCTCTATTGTATGGTTTGGAGGAATCCAAGTATCCAATGGCTTCATGGAAATAGGTAGTATCTTCGCATTGATTGAGTATTTAACAATTATTTTATTCTGTGGCGTTATGGCGGTTATGGGATTTATGGAGATTCCACGTGCGCTAAGTAGTGCAGCCAGATTAAATGAAGTTTTAAACTTAACTCCAGAAATTCAAGATACGAATACCGAAATCATAGATAGCAAACAAAGAGGTACTTTAGAATTTCGTGATGTGACATTTCAATATTCCAATGCGGAAGAGCCTGTGCTAAGTCATATTTCATTTACGGCAAAACCAGGAGAAACTACAGCAATTATTGGTGGTACTGGTTCGGGAAAATCTACCATTGCGAATTTAATTCCCCATTTTTTCAATATTAAAGAAGGTGAAATCCTTCTAAATGGCACGAATATTGAAAAATACCCTCAAAAGTTATTACGAGATAAAATTGGCTTTATTCCTCAAAAAGCATTTCTATTTAGAGGTACAATTGAAAGTAACATACGCTTTGGAAAAGATGATGCAACGATGGAAGAAATAGAGCATGCTGCAAAGGTTGCTCAAGCCCATGATTTCATAAAAGGCTTAGAAAATGGATATCAATCTTTTGTTGCCCAAGCCGGTACAAACCTTTCTGGTGGACAAAAACAAAGAGTGGCTATTGCGCGAGCATTAGTGAAAAAGCCAGAAGTGTATGTGTTTGATGATAGTTTTTCTGCCCTTGACTTTAAAACAGATGCAATGCTTAGAAAAGCATTACGTAGTGAAGTAAAAGAGTCTGCGGTTGTGATCGTTGCTCAACGAATTAGTACTATTTTAGATGCAGATCAAATTATTGTATTAGATGAAGGAAAAATGGTGGGCATCGGGCGTCATGAAGAACTCATGAAGTCATGTCCAGTGTACCAGCAGATAGCAGCTTCACAGTTAAGTGAATCTGAATTAGAAGGGAAGGAGGTTAAATAG
- a CDS encoding ABC transporter ATP-binding protein has translation MEKKKKGTIRRLLPYFHGLRLKLLFIFIAAVLSNGLFIATPIFLGKATDQLAEGIKNAVKNGTRFQVNVHTMGGIFLILLMLYVFSFITNYIANYLMSSVSETVSLNMRNALSEKLHRLPLRFYDSTERGEILSRATNDLEKVADTLREGFNRLIGCAVIISGAVIMMIVISPSLSVIAFLTIGTATLVTMLIAKKSRRYFHNYQSSLGELNANIEEAFTGQLVLKAFNQEENAINEFRKINQNLYEASNNSQIAQYIVAPSVRVINNLGYIVVAVMSGLSILNGRLSIGTVQAFIQYTDKASEPVIECSQIISSMQAAFAASARFFEIMDQLDEVPDNASPNVLSAPKGEVSFEHVRFGYSDDHILMKDVNIKLNAGDRVAIVGPTGAGKTTLVNLLMRFYEIQGGRITIDGMDIKSMTRAELRSMFGMVLQDTWLFGGSIRDNIAYSNFDVSDEEIIAAAKSARADHFIRTLPEGYNTILTEDGANVSQGQKQLLTIARALLADPKILILDEATSSVDTRTEVEIQKAMNNLMKGRTSFIIAHKLSTIRDADLILVMQQGTIIEQGTHEELLARKGFYEKLYNSQFAS, from the coding sequence ATGGAAAAGAAAAAGAAAGGCACAATTCGAAGACTACTTCCTTATTTTCATGGGTTAAGATTAAAACTGTTATTCATTTTTATAGCTGCAGTATTAAGTAATGGGTTATTTATTGCCACACCAATTTTCTTAGGGAAAGCGACAGATCAACTCGCTGAGGGAATTAAAAATGCTGTTAAAAATGGCACTCGCTTTCAAGTAAATGTTCATACTATGGGTGGAATATTTTTAATCCTCTTAATGCTTTATGTTTTTAGTTTTATTACAAATTACATTGCAAATTATTTGATGTCATCTGTTTCTGAAACAGTGTCCTTAAATATGCGTAACGCGTTAAGTGAAAAACTTCACCGCCTCCCACTTCGTTTTTATGATTCGACAGAACGTGGTGAAATCTTAAGCCGTGCTACCAATGATCTTGAAAAGGTAGCGGATACGTTGCGAGAAGGTTTTAACCGATTAATCGGCTGTGCAGTTATTATTTCAGGTGCAGTTATTATGATGATTGTAATTAGTCCTTCCTTGTCAGTGATTGCTTTTTTAACAATCGGAACAGCGACTTTGGTTACGATGTTAATTGCCAAAAAATCTAGAAGATATTTTCACAATTATCAATCCTCACTTGGTGAATTAAATGCGAATATTGAAGAAGCGTTTACTGGTCAATTAGTATTAAAGGCATTTAATCAGGAAGAGAATGCGATTAATGAATTTAGAAAGATAAATCAAAATTTATATGAAGCAAGTAATAATTCACAAATTGCGCAATATATTGTTGCACCTTCTGTTCGTGTAATCAACAATCTTGGTTATATTGTTGTTGCAGTAATGAGTGGACTATCTATTTTAAATGGTAGATTATCAATTGGTACAGTACAGGCGTTTATTCAATATACGGATAAAGCATCAGAGCCAGTAATTGAATGTTCTCAGATTATTAGCTCTATGCAGGCAGCATTTGCAGCTTCCGCACGTTTCTTTGAAATCATGGATCAACTAGATGAAGTGCCAGATAACGCAAGTCCTAATGTTCTTTCTGCACCAAAAGGTGAAGTATCATTTGAGCATGTGAGATTTGGTTATAGCGACGATCATATTTTAATGAAAGACGTAAATATTAAGTTAAATGCAGGGGATAGAGTAGCTATAGTAGGTCCAACGGGTGCAGGTAAGACAACACTAGTGAATCTATTAATGAGATTCTATGAAATACAAGGTGGTAGAATCACGATTGATGGCATGGATATTAAATCTATGACACGTGCAGAGCTGCGAAGTATGTTTGGTATGGTATTGCAAGATACTTGGTTATTTGGTGGAAGTATAAGAGATAACATCGCATACAGTAATTTTGATGTAAGTGACGAAGAAATAATTGCAGCAGCAAAGTCTGCAAGAGCAGATCATTTTATACGAACACTTCCAGAGGGTTATAACACAATTCTTACGGAAGATGGTGCCAATGTATCACAAGGTCAAAAGCAGCTGCTTACAATTGCAAGAGCATTATTGGCAGATCCAAAGATATTAATTTTAGATGAAGCAACTTCAAGTGTTGATACTAGAACTGAAGTTGAAATACAAAAGGCAATGAACAATTTAATGAAAGGTAGAACTAGCTTTATTATTGCTCATAAGCTCTCTACAATTCGCGATGCAGATTTAATCCTTGTAATGCAACAAGGTACAATTATAGAGCAGGGAACACACGAGGAGTTATTAGCTCGAAAAGGGTTCTATGAAAAGCTTTATAATAGCCAGTTTGCAAGTTAG
- a CDS encoding helix-turn-helix transcriptional regulator: protein MNNELLAKRLRELRKLHNYTQEYIASYLNIIRQTYSHYETGRNTPSTEVLYKLATLYSIPVNDLLQLTIELNSNIYHDAPTVAPSVNELSNYLNYTTDPNNEKKLKHLNRKEKELLYYFEKLNVKDQEDILDFIRIKAKKR, encoded by the coding sequence GTGAATAATGAGCTACTAGCAAAACGCTTAAGAGAATTGAGAAAATTGCATAATTACACGCAAGAATATATTGCTTCCTATTTAAATATAATTCGTCAAACATATTCCCACTATGAAACTGGGCGTAATACGCCTAGCACTGAGGTTTTATATAAACTTGCTACACTTTATAGCATTCCTGTGAATGATTTGTTGCAATTAACAATTGAATTAAATTCCAATATTTATCATGATGCTCCCACTGTTGCACCATCGGTGAATGAATTGTCCAATTATTTAAATTATACAACAGATCCAAACAACGAAAAGAAACTAAAACATTTAAATAGAAAAGAAAAAGAACTATTATATTATTTTGAAAAATTAAACGTCAAAGATCAAGAAGACATACTAGATTTTATTCGCATCAAAGCGAAGAAGAGGTAA
- a CDS encoding DUF1576 domain-containing protein has product MSVENKKEKSLGYTLVPNKTRYIVLTSFSLVFLLIGILSDSFSNILSGLYKIIIEPDILITDYFEVGGIGAAFVNSGLLMLISVLILFILKVEITGITIASVFLMGSFALFGKNIVNVWPIILGVYLYSKVCKEKFADHIYAAFFSTSISPIVTELLFVSNYPLWIRIIKTLVIGISIGFCVPPVSKHLFHVHKGFSLYNTGFAVGIIGTVFVSFFKSIGYDPRNRLLWSSGNDVYLGTWLIIIFTCLFIAGYFLSGKSLENLKNIFTYSGQLSSDFVALEGFGSVLMNMGLNGFLAMAYVLIVGGPLNGPTIGGILTVVGFGSFGKHCRNIFPIFLGVLLGGILNLWELNNPSILLAALFGTSLAPIAGRFGFIWGIVAVIINSAVVLNLSVLHGGMNLYNTGFSAGIVSAFMVPILNTFYEKNIVSKNNLI; this is encoded by the coding sequence ATAAGCGTCGAAAATAAAAAAGAAAAATCTCTTGGTTATACCTTAGTTCCTAATAAAACAAGGTATATCGTATTAACTTCCTTTTCTTTAGTATTCCTACTAATCGGAATTCTTTCGGATTCATTTTCCAATATTCTTTCAGGTTTATATAAAATTATTATTGAACCAGATATTTTAATTACTGATTACTTTGAAGTCGGAGGCATTGGTGCTGCATTTGTCAACTCAGGTTTATTAATGCTTATATCTGTATTGATTTTATTTATATTAAAGGTTGAAATAACTGGAATCACAATTGCTTCTGTATTTTTAATGGGTAGCTTTGCTTTGTTTGGTAAAAATATCGTCAATGTTTGGCCAATTATTTTAGGTGTTTACCTATATTCAAAAGTATGCAAAGAAAAATTTGCAGACCATATTTATGCTGCTTTTTTTTCAACCAGCATCTCCCCTATTGTTACGGAATTATTGTTTGTGTCTAATTATCCTTTGTGGATTCGAATTATTAAGACACTTGTAATTGGTATAAGTATCGGTTTTTGTGTACCTCCAGTTTCAAAACACTTATTTCATGTACACAAAGGTTTTAGTCTTTATAATACAGGTTTTGCAGTTGGTATCATCGGTACTGTGTTCGTTTCATTTTTTAAATCCATCGGTTATGATCCAAGAAATAGGCTTTTATGGAGTTCTGGCAATGATGTCTATTTAGGAACTTGGCTCATTATTATCTTTACTTGCTTATTTATTGCAGGTTATTTTTTGAGTGGTAAATCACTTGAAAATTTAAAAAATATCTTTACATATTCCGGACAGCTTAGCAGCGATTTTGTAGCATTGGAGGGTTTTGGATCTGTTCTAATGAATATGGGGTTGAACGGTTTCCTAGCAATGGCATATGTACTTATAGTTGGTGGTCCATTAAACGGACCTACAATTGGTGGTATTTTAACGGTTGTAGGTTTTGGAAGTTTTGGAAAGCACTGTAGAAACATATTTCCAATATTCCTTGGTGTCTTACTGGGTGGCATCCTAAACCTATGGGAATTAAATAATCCATCCATATTATTAGCTGCTTTATTTGGTACATCACTTGCACCAATTGCTGGACGCTTTGGATTTATATGGGGTATTGTTGCAGTTATCATTAATTCTGCTGTTGTATTAAACTTAAGTGTCCTTCATGGTGGAATGAATTTATATAATACTGGTTTTTCTGCTGGCATTGTATCTGCTTTCATGGTACCTATATTAAATACTTTTTATGAAAAAAACATAGTAAGCAAAAATAATTTGATATAA
- a CDS encoding response regulator yields the protein MMKEEGLSELTRVLIISDRLIDCAKALSNFLITAGISVVGVVENKQQVLKTTESQPIDYLIIAGYLNDTRNYEVIEELRHQYKPFIPIQWAILDSLITSYCFQYRIPLKFDRTLPLNDFVMFLEEHKEDKWGYFQGFNNDSTYNELDDYEEMKEFKKNPGSIFQRFRNYLISR from the coding sequence ATGATGAAAGAAGAAGGTTTGAGCGAATTGACCAGGGTCCTAATTATATCGGACCGTTTAATAGATTGTGCAAAAGCATTATCTAATTTTTTGATTACTGCAGGGATTTCTGTAGTTGGAGTGGTGGAGAATAAGCAACAAGTTTTAAAAACAACAGAGTCACAACCAATTGATTATTTAATTATTGCTGGATATTTAAATGATACGAGAAATTATGAGGTTATTGAGGAACTTAGGCATCAATATAAACCATTTATACCTATACAGTGGGCGATACTTGATTCTTTAATAACAAGTTATTGTTTCCAATATAGAATACCTCTTAAGTTCGATCGTACATTACCATTGAATGATTTTGTTATGTTTTTAGAAGAACACAAAGAAGATAAATGGGGTTATTTTCAAGGGTTTAATAATGATTCTACATATAATGAACTTGATGATTATGAAGAAATGAAAGAATTTAAGAAAAATCCAGGTTCTATATTTCAGAGATTTAGAAACTATTTAATAAGTAGATAA
- a CDS encoding glycoside hydrolase family 35 protein encodes MGSFKVKDNFYLNDKEFKIISGGMHYFRTVPEYWRDRLEKLKALGCNTVETYVPWNMHEPEKGKFCFGGILDLEAFIKLAQELELWVIIRPSPYICAEWEFGGLPAWLLADESMKLRTSDELFMKHLKEYYTKLFQILTPLQITNGGPIILYQVENEYGYYCDDKKYLEELRNIMLLNGCTIPMVTSDGPWGDALAVGSLEGVLPTANFGSRGEEQFEVLKKHTNGGPLMCMEFWVGWFDSWGSENHQTGDIKEHAKDLEYILQHGHVNIYMFHGGTNFGFMNGSNYYDKLSPDVTSYDYDALLTEDGECTAKYFAFQEVIKQFIKLPEVKFSTVIKKKDYGRIFVKEKVGLFEALPDISQEENSSFPKSMEKLGQNYGYILYRTQMNHSKDLAEIRLWEANDRAHIFVDEELVATLYDRELLSTKKFEPSIPFVEGKLDILVENMGRVNFGPMLEKQQKGIHRMVQVNQYQHVGWSLYTLPLDNLERLNYTRGYKEGRPAFYRFAFDVSEIGDTFLDFTGWGKGCIFVNGFNIGRFWEVGPQRRLYIPGPLLHIGENEIIVFETEGKVADSISLLSKPDLGCVTD; translated from the coding sequence ATGGGGTCGTTTAAGGTTAAGGATAACTTTTATTTAAATGATAAGGAATTTAAAATTATTTCAGGTGGAATGCATTATTTTCGTACCGTTCCAGAATACTGGAGGGACCGATTAGAAAAATTAAAGGCACTTGGTTGCAACACAGTTGAAACTTATGTACCTTGGAATATGCATGAACCTGAAAAGGGAAAGTTTTGTTTTGGTGGAATACTAGATTTAGAGGCATTTATCAAGCTTGCACAGGAACTAGAACTTTGGGTGATTATTCGTCCATCCCCATACATATGTGCGGAGTGGGAATTTGGAGGGCTTCCAGCTTGGCTTTTGGCAGACGAGTCTATGAAACTTCGGACAAGCGATGAGCTTTTTATGAAGCATTTAAAAGAATATTATACTAAATTATTTCAAATTCTTACACCATTACAGATTACCAATGGTGGACCAATTATTTTATATCAAGTTGAAAATGAATATGGATACTACTGCGATGATAAGAAATATTTAGAAGAATTAAGAAATATCATGCTTTTAAATGGATGTACGATACCAATGGTAACTTCGGATGGACCTTGGGGAGATGCCCTTGCTGTTGGAAGTTTAGAGGGAGTTTTACCAACTGCTAATTTTGGTTCACGTGGGGAAGAACAGTTTGAAGTATTAAAAAAGCACACCAATGGTGGACCATTGATGTGCATGGAGTTTTGGGTAGGTTGGTTTGATAGTTGGGGTTCGGAAAATCATCAAACAGGTGATATTAAAGAACACGCTAAGGATTTAGAATATATTTTACAACATGGACATGTAAACATTTATATGTTCCATGGTGGGACGAATTTCGGTTTTATGAATGGATCAAATTATTATGATAAACTTTCACCCGATGTTACTTCATATGATTATGATGCATTGTTAACAGAAGATGGGGAGTGCACAGCAAAGTATTTTGCATTTCAAGAAGTGATTAAGCAGTTTATTAAACTCCCAGAGGTGAAGTTTTCAACAGTAATTAAAAAGAAAGACTATGGTAGAATTTTTGTAAAAGAGAAGGTAGGGCTATTTGAGGCATTACCAGACATCTCCCAGGAGGAAAATTCTAGTTTTCCAAAGTCAATGGAAAAACTCGGTCAGAATTATGGATATATTTTATATCGTACTCAAATGAATCACTCAAAAGATTTAGCTGAAATTCGTTTATGGGAGGCGAACGATCGGGCACACATATTTGTAGATGAAGAGTTAGTAGCAACATTGTATGATCGTGAATTGCTTTCTACTAAAAAATTTGAACCTAGCATTCCGTTTGTAGAAGGTAAACTAGATATATTAGTTGAAAACATGGGGCGTGTTAATTTTGGACCGATGCTAGAAAAGCAACAAAAGGGCATTCATCGTATGGTTCAAGTAAATCAATATCAGCATGTGGGATGGTCTTTATATACACTGCCCCTTGATAATTTAGAAAGATTAAATTATACCAGGGGTTATAAAGAAGGTAGGCCTGCATTTTATCGGTTTGCATTTGATGTTTCTGAAATAGGTGATACCTTCCTTGATTTTACTGGCTGGGGTAAAGGTTGTATTTTTGTAAATGGATTTAATATCGGAAGGTTCTGGGAAGTAGGGCCTCAACGAAGGCTCTATATCCCAGGCCCATTATTACATATTGGGGAGAATGAGATCATTGTATTTGAAACGGAAGGAAAGGTGGCGGATTCGATTTCTCTGCTATCTAAACCGGACTTAGGGTGTGTAACGGATTAA
- a CDS encoding M48 family metallopeptidase, whose amino-acid sequence MEITIDNKTIYFQVQYAKRKKTTLEITPEGLITVKAPKHTEEQEILKFVQSHAKTLLAHQAQLENRKYISNKKSYNEDENFLYLGKVVTLNDILEVIPETEEEIQAELKKFYTNKTKKIVKERVQHYEKIIGVNAKGITVVDSTKTWGTCNSLKQLTFNYRLSMAPMSSIDYVVIHELCHILHLNHDRSFWRKVGMYDPDFKKHQEYLDRFGFFMTI is encoded by the coding sequence ATGGAAATTACAATTGATAATAAAACAATATACTTTCAAGTGCAGTATGCTAAAAGAAAGAAAACCACTTTAGAAATAACACCTGAGGGATTAATAACTGTAAAAGCTCCAAAACATACAGAAGAACAAGAAATTCTAAAATTTGTTCAATCACATGCTAAAACCTTATTAGCGCATCAAGCTCAACTTGAGAATCGAAAATACATTTCCAATAAAAAAAGCTATAACGAAGACGAAAACTTCTTATACCTTGGAAAAGTGGTAACGTTAAATGACATATTAGAGGTTATTCCTGAAACAGAAGAAGAAATTCAAGCAGAACTCAAGAAATTCTATACAAATAAAACGAAAAAGATAGTAAAAGAACGAGTACAACATTATGAAAAAATCATTGGAGTAAATGCCAAAGGAATTACAGTGGTAGACTCAACAAAAACGTGGGGAACCTGTAATTCCTTAAAGCAACTTACTTTTAATTATAGACTATCTATGGCGCCAATGAGTTCCATTGATTACGTGGTAATACATGAACTTTGCCATATACTGCATCTTAATCATGATCGTTCCTTTTGGAGAAAAGTTGGCATGTATGATCCAGATTTTAAGAAGCATCAAGAGTATTTGGATCGGTTTGGTTTTTTTATGACGATTTAA
- a CDS encoding Ig-like domain-containing protein has protein sequence MSYIKKFLYSFLLCSVMLFFSIPSQAISVKASNPIEFVLLTKYEANANIGDEFYIIAITTNGKLPTWKSNNSKVASVSTFGKVTAKSSGSATITAKIKGAEASCKVTVNKTKVTISNSSARIERGETLTLTATCSTGSNITWKSSKKSVATIDENGVITAIKPGETIITATADKVSATCKLTVKSPTVKLSSTKIKLYRGQSATLTATVSSNINPTWKTNKKSVATVDSNGIITAQKHGTATITATIDGVSKTCEVTVEQPVIKLSASELSIKKGDTATITATVSSGNVPVWTTSNPNILSIDSNGTITALQKGTAYVYASEDGIKMRCTIRVTE, from the coding sequence ATGTCATACATAAAAAAATTTTTATATTCTTTCTTATTATGTTCTGTAATGCTGTTTTTTTCTATCCCAAGTCAAGCAATATCAGTAAAAGCATCCAATCCCATTGAATTTGTTTTACTTACTAAATATGAAGCTAATGCCAACATTGGAGATGAATTCTATATTATTGCGATTACCACCAATGGAAAACTACCTACCTGGAAAAGTAACAATTCTAAAGTTGCTTCTGTAAGTACCTTTGGAAAAGTAACTGCAAAAAGCTCTGGTTCTGCTACCATTACTGCAAAAATAAAAGGTGCAGAAGCTTCTTGTAAAGTCACAGTAAATAAAACAAAAGTTACAATTAGTAATTCAAGCGCCAGAATTGAACGTGGTGAAACATTAACACTTACAGCTACTTGCTCAACTGGTTCAAATATCACTTGGAAAAGTAGCAAGAAAAGTGTTGCTACAATTGATGAGAATGGTGTCATTACTGCTATTAAGCCTGGTGAAACTATAATCACTGCGACAGCCGATAAAGTTAGCGCTACCTGTAAACTTACGGTCAAATCTCCTACTGTCAAATTAAGCAGTACAAAAATCAAATTGTATCGTGGTCAAAGTGCAACGCTTACTGCTACGGTCTCTTCTAATATTAATCCCACTTGGAAAACGAATAAAAAAAGTGTAGCTACAGTAGATTCTAACGGCATAATTACCGCACAAAAACACGGTACGGCCACGATTACTGCAACGATAGATGGCGTATCAAAAACATGTGAAGTTACCGTCGAGCAACCCGTAATAAAGTTAAGTGCATCGGAACTAAGCATTAAAAAAGGAGATACCGCTACTATTACTGCAACGGTATCTTCTGGAAATGTTCCTGTATGGACTACTAGTAATCCAAATATTCTTTCCATTGATTCCAATGGAACAATAACTGCTTTACAAAAAGGAACCGCATATGTTTATGCCTCTGAAGATGGTATAAAAATGCGATGTACAATTCGTGTAACTGAATAA